In Phocoena phocoena chromosome 11, mPhoPho1.1, whole genome shotgun sequence, one DNA window encodes the following:
- the NAGA gene encoding alpha-N-acetylgalactosaminidase has translation MLLKTVLLLALVSQVLVLENGLLRKPPMGWLAWERFRCNTDCNEDPKNCISERLFMEMADRLAQDGWRDLGYEYLNIDDCWIGGRDAKGNLVPDPKRFPNGMAFLADYAHSLGLKLGIYADMGNFTCMGYPGTTLDKVVQDAQTFAKWKVDMLKLDGCFSTPEERAEGYPKMAAALNATGRPIAFSCSWPAYEGGLPPEVNYTLLADICNLWRNYDDIQDSWSSVLSILDWFVTHQDILQPVAGPGHWNDPDMLLIGNFGLSFEQARAQMALWTVLAAPLFMSTDLRTISAQNMDILQNPLMIKINQDPLGIQGHRILKEKSHIEVYVRPLASEASAIVFFSRRTDMPYPYRTSLARLNFTSSKVYEAQNVYTGDIISGLQDKTNFTLIINPSGVVMWYLYPIRKLGTPQQ, from the exons TGCTCTTGCTGGCCTTGGTGTCCCAGGTGCTGGTTCTGGAGAATGGGCTCCTGCGGAAGCCACCCATGGGCTGGCTGGCCTGGGAACGCTTCCGCTGCAACACTGACTGTAACGAGGACCCAAAGAACTGCATCAG TGAGCGGCTCTTCATGGAGATGGCTGACCGGCTGGCGCAGGATGGATGGCGGGACCTGGGCTACGAATACCTTAACATCGATGACTGCTGGATTGGTGGACGTGATGCCAAAGGCAACCTGGTGCCTGATCCCAAGCGCTTCCCCAATGGCATGGCCTTCCTGGCTGACTAC GCTCATTCCCTGGGCCTGAAACTGGGCATCTACGCAGACATGGGCAACTTCACCTGCATGGGTTACCCAGGCACCACGCTAGACAAGGTGGTCCAGGATGCTCAAACCTTCGCCAAGTGGAAGGTGGACATGCTGAAGCTGGATGGCTGCTTCTCAACCCCCGAGGAACGGGCCGAGG GGTACCCCAAGATGGCTGCTGCCCTGAATGCCACAGGCCGCCCCATCGCCTTCTCCTGCAGTTGGCCAGCCTACGAAGGGGGCCTCCCCCCAGAG GTGAACTACACCCTGCTGGCAGACATCTGCAACCTCTGGCGCAACTATGACGACATCCAGGACTCCTGGAGCAGCGTGCTCTCCATCCTGGACTGGTTTGTGACCCACCAGGACATTCTGCAGCCGGTGGCAGGCCCTGGGCACTGGAACGACCCAGACATG TTGCTCATTGGGAACTTTGGCCTCAGCTTCGAGCAAGCCCGGGCCCAGATGGCCCTGTGGACGGTGCTGGCGGCCCCCCTCTTCATGTCCACGGACCTGCGTACCATCTCGGCCCAGAACATGGACATTCTGCAGAATCCACTCATGATCAAAATCAACCAGGACCCCTTAGGCATCCAAGGACACAGGATTCTCAAG GAGAAATCCCACATTGAAGTGTACGTGCGGCCCCTGGCCAGTGAGGCCAGTGCTATAGTCTTCTTCAGCCGCAGGACAGATATGCCGTATCCCTACCGGACCTCCCTCGCCCGGCTGAACTTCACCAGCTCCAAGGTGTATGAG GCCCAGAACGTCTACACGGGTGACATCATCAGTGGCCTCCAGGATAAAACCAACTTCACATTGATCATCAACCCTTCCGGGGTGGTGATGTGGTACCTGTATCCTATCAGGAAGCTGGGGACGCCCCAGCAGTGA